The following are from one region of the bacterium genome:
- a CDS encoding PhzF family phenazine biosynthesis protein, translating into MRVPYFVVDAFASAPFTGNPAGVCPLVTWLSDPLLQAIAAENRHSETAFLVKGGDHYALRWFTPAVEVNLCGHATLAAAHVLFTHLGEPGPRLEFRSHSGPLFAERQAGRIALDFPALPLRPRPVDAALVAALGCMPELAMREDDILAVLPDAESVRRLRPDLAAVAALDCRGLIVTAPGRDCDFVSRFFAPAAGVDEDPVTGSAHCLLAPYWAERLGKRELHARQLSPRGGELFCRLLGERVEIAGQCRDYLRGEIALPDALI; encoded by the coding sequence CCGCTGGTCACCTGGCTGTCCGACCCGCTGCTGCAGGCGATCGCCGCCGAGAACCGCCACAGCGAGACGGCCTTCCTCGTCAAGGGCGGCGACCACTACGCCCTGCGCTGGTTCACGCCGGCCGTCGAGGTGAACCTCTGCGGCCACGCAACGCTGGCCGCGGCGCACGTGCTCTTCACGCACCTGGGCGAGCCGGGCCCGCGCCTGGAGTTCCGCAGCCACAGCGGGCCGCTCTTCGCCGAGCGGCAGGCGGGGCGCATCGCCCTCGACTTTCCGGCCCTGCCCCTGCGCCCGCGGCCCGTGGACGCGGCCCTCGTCGCCGCCCTCGGCTGCATGCCCGAGCTGGCGATGCGCGAGGACGACATCCTCGCCGTGCTGCCGGACGCCGAGAGCGTGCGCCGCCTGCGGCCCGACCTCGCCGCCGTCGCCGCCCTGGACTGCCGCGGCCTGATCGTGACGGCGCCGGGCCGCGACTGCGACTTCGTCTCGCGCTTCTTCGCCCCGGCGGCCGGTGTGGATGAGGACCCGGTGACGGGCTCCGCGCACTGCCTGCTCGCGCCCTACTGGGCCGAGCGCCTGGGCAAGCGCGAGCTGCACGCCCGGCAGCTCTCGCCGCGGGGCGGCGAACTCTTCTGCCGTCTGCTCGGGGAGCGGGTCGAGATCGCGGGCCAGTGCCGCGACTACCTGCGCGGCGAGATCGCGCTGCCGGACGCGCTGATCTAG